The window TCCTAATACCAACACGTAGATCTTTAGTCCCCACAATAGGAAAAGTGTTGGTGCTTTTACCAGTGGATttgaacaaaatacaaacaaactaTAATGCCAGAAACCAACTGTATCCCCTAGGGTATATCGTTCTAAGATATATTTAACTTGTCCTCCCTTGTCAATGTTTTGAGACTTATTCTAGACTAAATTAATATAGATCTATATATCTctacaaagttttttttatgagacATATCTCTATATAAAGTTCTATTATATGGAAATACGTATTATGGGTAATCAACAGAGGTAGACCGCACGATGAAATCTCACCGGTTGaaatgaattttcaaataaCTCAACTACCGAATAAAATGTTCTAAAAGTTTAAGGTGACAAACTCAGCATATATATGTATCGTAATATACGATGAAAAAAATCTCCTTAAACAGGTCTATTTCTCCATAAGAATATactatttactaaataaaatcAAGAGAAAGAACGAAAAGAGAAGAAATTCAAGCTTCATGCTTTTGTCGTCACTTGTAAGACCTGATCAaggtattaaatttattttcccttaATATGCTTTTGTCAAGAGCACTTGCAAATATGAGTGCAATTCAATCTAAAAGTGTTCAGTTCAATGTAACACCTTCAAGACTTGTGAGATAGAAGACTTGCTACAAaagaattttgtaaattaaatagtatTTAACTTCGGTAATACGCAAAAAAagatttacattaaaaaattatgcatattatcaatataaaattctaattctaattgaaCAACAATACATACGACACCTATGAAATTATATGTAAGTTTTGTCCTAGAACTGATATTGTCGTATACCACCTTCGATCAATCCATCCAAtgcacaaattaattaataataaagaagtCTTGTGTGTCTTCTATGTTATTTCCTCCAATTAAACATTTCATTTCTATCACTTGGTTCACATGCCGTCCACAAATTGTCCTTTTCTTGGCTCTAACATTGAATAAATCAACCCCTTCCTCTCTCCAATGTCACATGCACTTACTCATGACCCAAACCAGCTCAGCAGAAGTTGAGGTTCATCACAAAAATGGAGAAGAAAAGCATGGTTAAGAAGAGAGCACACTGTTTGGTGTTGGCATATCCAGCTCAAGGTCACATCAATCCCATGCTTCAATTCTCCAAGCTATTGGAAAATCAAGGGGTGAGAATAACACTTGTTACAACCCGTTTCTACTACAATAACTTGCAAAGAGTGCCTCCTTCTATTGCCCTTGAAACCATCTCTGATGGGTTTGACAAAGGTGGGCCTGGAGAGGCTGGAGGGTCCAAGGCCTATTTGGATCGGTTTAGGCAAGTTGGGCCAGAGACTTTTGCTGAGCTTCTTGAGAAACTTGGTAAATCAAATGACCATGTTGATTGTGTGATTTATAATTCATTGTTACCTTGGGCACTAGATGTTGCCAAGAGATTTGGGATTGCTGGAGCTGCATATCTTACTCAAAATATGGCTGTGAATAGCATATATTACCATGTTCAATTGGGGAAGTTGCAAGCTCCACTCATAGAACAAGAGATTTCCCTTCCTGCCTTACCCAAACTTCATCTTCAGGACatgccttctttctttttttatgaagatttgTCTTTGCTTGATTTGGTAGTGAGTCAGTTCTCCAATATCGACAAAGCTGATTGGATCCTATGTAACACCTTCTATGATCTGGATAAAgaggtaagaaaaaaaatatagatacatTATATACTTTTGTATTTAACTTAAATGTCTGGTTTTTGTGTCAAGGTACACTAGGaggatattaaatataaattctttGATCTTATTGATGTAGGAAGTGAgaactataaatataaattattatatcatatttgaatgattaagattaaaagaaaaatgtacatGATTTTTTAAGTAATGATGCAAATAATCACTAACTTTTAATCTTGGTTATTAATGTATGATGTGTGATTCAGATTTATAGCTCACATTCTTGTAATGTGTctctaaaaactatttttatattagattaCAGATTGGTTTATGAAGATTTGGCCAAAATTTAAGACCATTGGACCAAACATACCATCTTACTTCTTAGACAAACAATGTGAAGATGACCAAGATTATGGGATTACACAATTTAAGAGTGAAGAATGCATGGAATGGCTAGATGATAAGCCAAAAGGCTCCGTTGTTTATGTATCGTTTGGGAGTTTAGTTACCTTCGGTGAGGAACAAATGAAAGAACTAGTTTGTTGTTTGAGAGAGTGCTCGAATTATTTCTTGTGGGTGGTTAGAGCTTCTGAACAAATTAAACTCCCTAAAGATTTTGAGAAAAGAACAGACAAGGGTTTGGTAGTGACATGGTGTCCCCAAGTAAAAATTCTTGCTCACGAGGCTGTGGGATGTTTTGTGACACATTGTGGTTGGAATTCCATATTAGAAACCTTGTGCTTAGGAGTCCCAATAGTTGCAATACCATGTTGGTCTGATCAGAGCACAAATGCTAAGCTTATTGCAGATGTTTGGAAAATAGGAATTAGAGCCCCAGTTGATGAGAAAAAGGTTGTGCGACAAGAAGCTCTAAAACACTGTATAAAGGAGATAATGGATAAAGGCAAAGAGATGAAGATCAATGCCCTTCAATGGAAGACTTTAGCTGTAAGAGGTGTTAGTAAAGGTGGAAGTTCTTACGAAAATGCTGTAGAATTTGTGAATAGTTTATTATAACATTCATAAGCTTCATGTTCTAAATTAGAAATTACTTTATGATCGAACTTAAAcaatttctattctttatttttacgtAAGAGTTTGATGAATAACTTATTGCATAGCTCCATGTCCTAAATTGATTTTCTGCACATGTAAATAAGAAAGAAGGCAGATCCTTATGTTGAAGTTTAGGTATCGCCGAAAGGGAATTCTCATGGTCTGTGAGGGCGAACTTGCAACTTTCCCAAGTGAAcatcataatatataatatataatatatagggtaaataattatttttgttgataaatatgtaaaacattgataaatttatccttgaaaaataaaaatttaaattttaatccctgaaagtaaaaaaagtgcaaaaaattcataattcattaatttttgtctGTTACCGTTAATGAAAAAGCTTACGTGATACATTCAAGGACGAAACTGGCAGCACTctacaaaaataactatttacccataatttaatttaattttcatttttttcccttttttaattgttgcaagtataatattacaataaacatttaaaaaaatagaaaaacaagtaTAAATTAGAAGAAACATAATAATAGACATAATCTTGATTAATAAGCATAATTTATCTgttgttttgatatttttattgtgaCAACATTAAGTAATGACAAAATCAAGTTGTGTCTGATTTTTTTGtaaagattaatttaatgattGTGCATTTTTGTTTGAGTCTCATATTTTTATAAGGTATTGtcatattagaaattttaaagcaattaacaaattatgtttattaattaatattatgcttattattatgtttgttctaacttatctttgttttcctattttttaaagtGTTTATCATAATGTTATGTTTTCAACGAAAAATGggagaaagataaaaattaaattatatattggacaaatagtcatttttgtcccTAGATGTGTAATGCGTTGACAAAGTCGTCTCACATAAACTCTTTCATTAACAGTAACGGACACAAGTTAATGGATGGATAaatttgtcgtacttttttcatcatttttgaagattaaaatttgaattttgatatttCGATGATAAATTTATCAATACTTTACatacttaaaaacaaaaataactatttatccaaatatatatattactactaGAACAGTCATATTTTGACAAAGATAATTAAGCAGCTCCAACTATTCCAAATCGTTCATTATATGTAGGCATTATAAGCTCCCTAGAGATTttgagggaaaaaaaagaaaagaaaaaggcttGGTAGTGACGTGGTGCTTCCGGCTAGAAGTTCTGGCTCACGAGGCTATATTTTTAACGcttctaatatatttatatttttatttaagttccAAAAATATGTAgatcatttattattaattattatcaaatattttttagaagaatTAATACAAATCAAATAATTGAACTTAAGTGATTAATGtgtaaaaattaagattaaatcgTTTGGATGATATCCAAATTTCATctttgatgaaaataatttttaactagatTTTGTCTTTCTCTCGACTAAATTATAgattagtcaaattttttttttcctaataaaatGGAGAGTTAAGACCAAAAAATGGACTAATAcaacataaacaaaatattttaaagacaaatgaaaatacatatatttaaaaaataaaacaaaataacaaggtcaaaaataagatttttgttttattagcaactcaataattttttttattagatccTAAAAgaattctttaatttattatggaCTTAAAATATCTTAACCCtggatttttttaagtaatgttATAATGTAACAATGTGAATGTGGGGAGAATTGTTTCTGTTAATTAAGTTGAGTTTCAAAatgtaaaaatgaataaattagtaacataaaagaaaacaataaaaattaaaatttctctaaAACTTGATATTTCTTATGATTTTGATGgtgaaattttatttgaagaattaaaaattattagagatgtttcaacaattaaatcaaattcaaactttacGATATTGAGTTTTTGGAATTGTTTTTCTAatgcatttataatttataaaataatattaactatttatattattgttgcATATAGTAAAAGAAGTTTATCgaaattgataatattaaaattttatttgtgatCTATTATTTCATCATAAGGTAGACTAAatacttttgttttgatttttattgaaattattttttaaagaatcttgattatgaaaaaattataattaatgacaAATTATTAATGAGTTTTgtactaaaaaaatacaaaaatatcaatatttaaataattacgaGGACATAGCCAAAAATCTCAAGGTCCATCATGCACATCCCTCCGCTACTTCCTATGAATAAATTCTGATTTGGTTACAGTAACAACAGCTAATTTTAACtactaatacaattttttttttcgtttttctttctgattttctttttttagtatttatggtgaaatttatccaaatatgCCCAAATCATTTAAGTGAGACGAATGTTGTTTGTATTATCAAACCCATGCACCCTCAATAAGAGGCTCATATCAGGCCTAACCTCTTGTCTGCtagtaaattatttatcattacaTATATCTACCGGTTTAGCATTATCTGCTGCAAAATAAGCATGAAAGGTCAAAACATATTCCTATGTACAACTGAGCTAGGCCATATATGCATTCTGTCAAATACATACCTTTTGTCAGGTTCAGTGATGTTAGCCAAAGGCAGGACAAAATATCAATTCTCAAATTcaaaatacataatataaaataagaaacgTAAATAATCCATCTATGCTACAACAAAGGCCTTTGCATTAAATACAATGTTTACAAAGGTcttgtttgtttggataaacttggACATAAATAAGtataggaaaataaaatgaattaagtttCTCTTTAAAATCAACTTACACTTTAGTTTCCGGAGAAGacgaatgatttttttttttataaaagttattaaatgCATAAGGTCTTCTCAtgattttcttgttttctttcttttctttaatatattttttgttttgtttaagaaaaaactgagtttaattttgtgagaaattcaacttattcttattttccttttctataaGTGTTTTAGAAAAATCTATCGAAACAATACCGAAGTTTAAAAATTCTTTACATTGAAGTGGACTTTAGTACTGCAGCCGGCAACACCAATATTTAAGGTTTGGCACATGATTTGCCGTCCACAAATTGTTATTTATTCGTGTATAAGTCAACCCCTCCTAGCTCCTTTTTCATCACTCTCATCACACCCTCATGAGAGAAATGGAGGAGAAAAACATGGCAAGGAGAGCACACTGTTTGGTCTTAGCATATCCACTTCAAGGCCACATTAATCCCATACTTCAATTCTCTAAGCTATTGGAACATCAAGGGTCAAGAATAACACTTGTTACCTACCGATTCTATCAAAACAACTTGCAAAGAGTGCCTCCTTCTTTTGCAATTGAAACCATCTCTGATGGGTTTGACCAAGGTGGACCAATACATGCTGAGAGCCACAAGGCCTACATGGATCGCTCTACTCAAGTGGGGTCAGAATCTTTAGCTGAACTTCTTGAGAAACTTGGTCAATCAAAAAACCATGTTGATTGTGTTATTTATGATTCATTCTTTCCTTGGGCACTAGATGTTGCGAAGAGTTTTGGGATAATGGGGGCTGTTTTTCTCACTCAAAATATGACTGTCAATAGCATATACTATCATGTCCACTTAGGAAAGCTACAAGTTCCCCTCACAGAACATGAGTTTTCTCTTCCTTCCTTGCCAAAACTTCAGCTTGAAGACATGCCCTCTTTCTTGCTTACATATGTGGAGCATCCATATTATCTTGATTTTTTTGTGGATCAATTCTCCAATATAGACAAAGCTGACTGGGTTCTATGCAATACATTCTATGAGCTGGATAAAGAGGTAAGAAGAAACCGATTAATACATGTACAATATTCTAGACATAGGCGTTGAATTTGAATGCACTTTTAGtggtaaatttttaaattaacatgtattgtgatattatttaaaaaagtggAGCATCAAACTTCTTAAATAATTAGTGCAGAAAATTATCTCATGCATCAATAATTAGTTCTTACATTTTCTGTTAGTAGCAGCACTTTTAGACCCTAATCGTCATTTTATCTTGTTAATCATTGAAAATGTAGGGAAAACAAGTGGTAAAAAAATTTTAGGATCTAAActcaaaagaattaaattttatagggtctaaaagtgtttaaaaaatatcagcAACTAAGTTAACGAGGAGGATTATGTCACTAACAAAGAAAAATACAGAGATTAAAAGTGCttgaaataatttatagaaattaaagatatattaaaactaaattcacacaaaCAAAAGATATATTAAAACTCAATTCATATTTACTTCGGTCTCAAatataaacaacaaaatttttttattttttaatctcaaatttaaacaaatattaattacctATCTCTTATTTAATCAGATCATCTCTAAAATATCTttcataatctttttttatacataatgtTAAGTTTTAATGAatgataatttaagaaaaatatttatcttttaattaaaaatgactatttattgaAGTTACTTAGTTTCCTTAATAAGTATGTATATTTGTTTATGGCATTTAAACATGTAATGATTGCTGACTAGAATTTGACTTTAGGTAGCAAATTGGATTACAAAGATTTGGCCAAAATTTAGGAATATTGGACCAAACATACCATCTATGTTCTTGGACAAGCGACATGAGGACGACAAAGATTATGGTGTGGCACAATTTGAGAGTGAAGAATGCATAGAATGGCTCAATGATAAACCAAAAGGGTCTGTTGTTTATGTATCGTTTGGGAGTATAGCTATGCTTGGTGGAGAGCAAATGGAGGAACTAGCTTATGGTTTAAATGAGTGCTCAAATTACTTTTTGTGGGTGGTCAGAGCCTCTGAAGAGATTAAGCTCCCCAGAGGTTTTGAAAAGAAATCAGAGAAGGGCTTGATAGTGACATGGTGCTCCCAATTAAAAGTTTTAGCTCATGAGGCCATAGGATGCTTTGTGACACATTGTGGTTGGAACTCCACATTAGAAACTTTGTGCATAGGAGTCCCAACAATTGCAATACCACATTGGTCAG of the Glycine max cultivar Williams 82 chromosome 13, Glycine_max_v4.0, whole genome shotgun sequence genome contains:
- the LOC100783544 gene encoding mogroside IE synthase gives rise to the protein MEKKSMVKKRAHCLVLAYPAQGHINPMLQFSKLLENQGVRITLVTTRFYYNNLQRVPPSIALETISDGFDKGGPGEAGGSKAYLDRFRQVGPETFAELLEKLGKSNDHVDCVIYNSLLPWALDVAKRFGIAGAAYLTQNMAVNSIYYHVQLGKLQAPLIEQEISLPALPKLHLQDMPSFFFYEDLSLLDLVVSQFSNIDKADWILCNTFYDLDKEITDWFMKIWPKFKTIGPNIPSYFLDKQCEDDQDYGITQFKSEECMEWLDDKPKGSVVYVSFGSLVTFGEEQMKELVCCLRECSNYFLWVVRASEQIKLPKDFEKRTDKGLVVTWCPQVKILAHEAVGCFVTHCGWNSILETLCLGVPIVAIPCWSDQSTNAKLIADVWKIGIRAPVDEKKVVRQEALKHCIKEIMDKGKEMKINALQWKTLAVRGVSKGGSSYENAVEFVNSLL
- the LOC100783007 gene encoding UDP-glycosyltransferase 74E1, whose amino-acid sequence is MEEKNMARRAHCLVLAYPLQGHINPILQFSKLLEHQGSRITLVTYRFYQNNLQRVPPSFAIETISDGFDQGGPIHAESHKAYMDRSTQVGSESLAELLEKLGQSKNHVDCVIYDSFFPWALDVAKSFGIMGAVFLTQNMTVNSIYYHVHLGKLQVPLTEHEFSLPSLPKLQLEDMPSFLLTYVEHPYYLDFFVDQFSNIDKADWVLCNTFYELDKEVANWITKIWPKFRNIGPNIPSMFLDKRHEDDKDYGVAQFESEECIEWLNDKPKGSVVYVSFGSIAMLGGEQMEELAYGLNECSNYFLWVVRASEEIKLPRGFEKKSEKGLIVTWCSQLKVLAHEAIGCFVTHCGWNSTLETLCIGVPTIAIPHWSDQTTNAKLMADVWKIGIRAQTNEKKIVRRETLKQCIRDVMESEEGKVIKSNVIQWKTLALKAIGEGGSSYQNIIEFTNNLFCSQAS